The genomic DNA GGGAATCCGGCAATTCGTCCGGCGCTGGCCAAAGTGCTTCAGTTGGAAGACGCTTACCAGCTTGTTGAGCGGCTCAAGGCCCGCGGCGACCGTGTGGTTTTCACCAATGGATGCTTTGACCTGTTGCATCCTGGCCATACGCGCTATCTGGCCGAGGCTCGGAAGCTTGGGGACGTCCTGATCGTTGCCATCAACAGTGACCGGAGCGTCCGCTCCTTGAAGGGGGAGGGACGGCCCATCTTCCCGCAGGAAGAGCGCGCTGAAATCCTCGCGGCGCTCGAAGCTGTGGGCTACGTAACTACGTTTGATGGTCCCACGCCTCGGGACGTCATCGCGCGCATGCTGCCGCAGGTGCTGGTGAAGGGCGCCGGGTGGGGTCCAAATGAGATTGTGGGACGCGCTGAAGTCGAGGCAGCCGGAGGGCGTGTCGTTTCCATGCCGGCCGTTCCCGGCTTCTCGACCACGCGCATCGTCAGCGCCGTGCAAAAGATTTTTGGCTAGCAACCCTCAGCTTTGATGGCCGCCATTCAATCCTTACT from Terriglobia bacterium includes the following:
- a CDS encoding adenylyltransferase/cytidyltransferase family protein, with protein sequence MNLGNPAIRPALAKVLQLEDAYQLVERLKARGDRVVFTNGCFDLLHPGHTRYLAEARKLGDVLIVAINSDRSVRSLKGEGRPIFPQEERAEILAALEAVGYVTTFDGPTPRDVIARMLPQVLVKGAGWGPNEIVGRAEVEAAGGRVVSMPAVPGFSTTRIVSAVQKIFG